One genomic segment of Lusitaniella coriacea LEGE 07157 includes these proteins:
- a CDS encoding PepSY domain-containing protein encodes MDIRRFRKLHRTIAPIVLLPLLVTVFTGVTYRLGKSWFGLSRDRVHFLMTIHEGEYLGDTLEPLYVLLNGLGLLWMLITGGMMLWQSFSQSKWFRQFRSATEEAEGDGETG; translated from the coding sequence ATGGATATTCGTCGTTTTCGCAAACTCCACCGCACAATTGCTCCCATTGTTCTTCTCCCCTTACTCGTAACTGTTTTTACCGGGGTGACCTATCGCCTGGGAAAAAGTTGGTTTGGACTGTCGCGCGATCGCGTCCATTTCCTCATGACCATCCACGAAGGAGAATACTTGGGTGACACCCTAGAACCCCTCTACGTCCTCTTAAATGGTTTGGGATTGTTGTGGATGTTAATCACTGGGGGAATGATGCTCTGGCAAAGTTTCAGCCAATCGAAGTGGTTCCGACAGTTTCGTTCTGCAACGGAGGAGGCAGAGGGAGATGGGGAGACGGGGTAA